A segment of the Pseudoalteromonas sp. UG3-2 genome:
TGCTCTACTTGATGACCTTGCTCACAGCTTTGATTAAACATGCCAAACTCATAACGCAGGCCATAGCCGACAACCGGTAACGCCAATGAAGCACAGCTATCGAGGAAACAAGCTGCTAACCGGCCTAAGCCGCCATTACCTAACCCGGCATCATGTTCAGCCTGCGCCACCGTTTCCAGCTCGGTGCAGTAGTCTTTTAAAGCCGCTTCTACTTGTGGTTCAAGATCAAGGTTAAGTACTGCATTGGACAGTGCCCGGCCCATTAAAAACTCTAAAGACAAGTAAGCCGCCTTGCGCGTTTTGTTTGCTCTCATGTGCTCTTTGGTGGCCCGACAACGGGCAACTAGGCGGTCGCGAATGGTCAATGCCAGGGCATGATAAAGATAGAGTTGTGACTCTCCGACCTTATCTCGGCCTAAGGTGTAATAAAAGTGACGGGTTAAATCATCACTTAATGTACTTTCGTCTATCTTAGGTGCATCTTGCCAATGTTTTGTCACGCAGACTGGCGCACTTTTATTAGCCATGCTTTTCGTCCCCTTTGATTGATGTGTAGACCCAAGCCGTTTTGGCCGGGACCTGAAGCTGTTCACTGTTGTGTTCGCTATTGACTGTGCTGGCGGTCGTTAGCGCCAACTGCCAATGCGAAGAAAAAGCACTACTTGGTAAGGTCATTGCAACAACACTGTCGCTGGCATTAAAAATGATCAGTAAACTTTGCCCAAGTTGTTGATCGGTAATGGAGTAACTGAGCCATTTTCTTTTCGGCTCACGCCACTGCTGTGGTGACAGCGACTCCGCGTGCTCATCAAACCAGCTCACAGCAAAGCGACTATCGCGATCATGGACGTAAAAAGGGTGATTGAACGCCGCAAATTGCTTACGCAGTGACAGTACATCTTGAATAAAGAACGCCAAGGGATGGTGTTGCTGATGATTTTTCCACGCTAACCAGCTGGTGAAGTTGTCTTGGCAATACGCATTATTATTGCCGTTTTGACTGTGGGCCATTTCAGTGCCTGCACAAATCATCGGCACCCCTTTGGACAACAATAAAGTCAGTAACGCGTTTTTTTGCATCTGCAAACGCAATTGCGTTATTTCACTATCGCTTGTAAAACCTTCCACTCCACAATTGAAAGAATAATTTTCACTGTGACCATCGCGATTGCCTTCACCATTGGCGAGGTTGTGTTTATGCTCAAACGCGGTCCAGTCGAATAACGAAAAGCCATCATGACTGGTAATAAAGTTAATGGAGTGCAATGGGCCGCGCTGGTTGTGCTCAAATAAATCACTGGAGCCATGGATCCGCCTTGCCAGCTCGGGTAGCACCCCTAAATCACCGCGCCAAAATCGTCTCACGGTATCGCGATAGCGGTCATTCCATTCCCGCCAAGGCGCAGGAAAACGCCCTAACTGATAGCCTCCGGGGCCTATATCCCAGGGCTCAGCAATGAGTTTTACTTGCTGTAACACTGGGTCTTGGTGCAGCGCTTGCAAAAACGTATGATGAGGCGAAAAGCCCTCAGCTTGGCGAGCTAAGATGGTTGCTAAATCAAATCGAAAGCCATCCACGCCCATGTACTCAACCCAATAACGCAGGCTGTCTAGTACCAACCGTAATGCTATTGGGTTCGAGATATTGAGGGTATTGCCGCAACCAGTATCGTTAATGTAGACACTGGGTTTGTTCGCAGGTGTGCTGTAGTAACTGAGATTATCAAACCCTTTAAAGCTGATACTTGGCCCATCTATTCCCCCTTCTGCGGTATGGTTAAACACCACATCTAAAATCACCTCAATACCAGCATGATGGAAGCGCTCAACCATTTGTTTAAATTCATTGATATCGCCATTTACTAAATAGTCTTTGTGTGGGGTAAAAAAGCTTAGAGTGTTATAGCCCCAGTAATTTTGCAGCCCTTTGGTGGTGAGAAACTGCTCGCTGATAAAGGCATGCACTGGTAATAACTCAATCGCCGTGACCCCTAAGTGCTTTAAATGATCAATGAACACGGTTTCTGCAAGCCCTAAAAAAGTGCCTTTTAATTTATCAGGTATGTCGGGGTGTCTGGCGGTGGCGCCTTTAACATGACATTCATAAATTAAGGTTTTGTGCCACGGTGTATTGGGCTTTTTCCCTTGGTATTTACTAAGCTGAGTAACCTTGCTTTTGGGCATATCACAGGCGTTGTCATTGCTATTGAGAAAGCCCACTGGCATATGACAAAAATGCCGTTCACTCCAGACAAACTCGCCGAAAAAATCTCGGCAATATGGGTCGAGCAACAGTTTATGTGGATTGTAAAGGTGGCCCTTATCCGGGTTATAGGTGCCATCCACTCTAAAGCCATATAAATCATCTTGTTGCGCCCCATCTATAAATAGACTCCAATAGCCGCCTTCGTGCTTAAACATCGCGAGACGCTTGACTTCAGTGTGGCCACTTTTATCAAATAAACACAAATACACCTGCTTCGCCGACCCTGCGAACACCGCAAAGTTAACGCCTTTGTCGGTCACCGTGGAGCCCAAAGAGTGAATAGAGCCGCGGTAGCTAGTTAACATGACACACCAGATATCAATTGCATGTATACCGTACTGAGCGGTGGCACCGTGATTTCAATACTGTTTTCCATGCCATGACTGGGCTCGGTTTTACTTTCAATTAACTGCTGTGGATGGGCCACCACTTGCACTCCACTACCCCAGTAATCATGGTCATCGCTATTGAATATCACCTCGTAGACCCCCTGCTCTGGCACCCCAAGGCGAAATTGATGATGACTCATTGGAGTAAAATTGGCCACCACCAGCAATGGCCGTTTGGCGTCTTTGCCATAGCGTACAAAACTAAAAATACTTTGCTCGGCATTACCGCCATCTATCCAACGAAAACCGGCAGGGGAGTTATCGCATTGGTATAACTGAGGGGTGTTTTGATAAGTATGATTGAGTGCTTTAAGGCATTGAAATACGCCTTGGTGCGCTTCGCTATCGAGTAATTGCCAATTGAGTTGGCCGTTGTGATCCCACTCTTCACGTGGCGCAAGCTCTGCCCCCATAAAGAGGAGCTTTTTGCCAGGGTGAGCATACATAAAGGCGTAATAAGCTCTCAGGTTGGCGAATTGCTGCCAGTCATCACCAGGCATTTTGCTCAGCAGTGAGCCCTTACCGTGCACCACTTCGTCATGACTTAACGGTAAAATGTAATTCTCGGAATAGGCATAAACCATAGAAAAGGTCATGTCATGATGATGGTGACGGCGGTGAATGGGGTCTTTAGTCATATAGTTAAGGGTGTCGTTCATCCAGCCCATATTCCACTTATAGCCAAAGCCAAGGCCGTCGTGTTCAACGCTGCGCGTGACCCCAGGCCAAGCGGTTGACTCCTCAGCCACCATCATGATGCTGTCATCACTGCCATAACAGCGCGTGTTGACACTTTTTAAACAGTCAATTGCCCCGAGATTTTCACGGCCACCATATTGATTGGCCACCCACTCACCTTGTTTTCTGCTGTAGTCCAAATACAGCATCGATGCCACAGCATCCACTCTAAGGCCGTCAATGGCAAACTCCTTGATCCAATACATGGCATTAGAAAGCAAAAAGCTTTTTACTTCGGCGCGGTCGTAATTGTAAATATAGGTATTCCAGTCGGGATGAAAACCCTGACGACGGTCAGCATGTTCGAACAAGTGCGTGCCATCGAACTTATGTAGGCCATGGGGATCCGAGGGGAAATGCCCTGGTACCCAGTCAATCAGCAAGCCTATATCATGCTGCTGGCATTTGGCTACGAAATAGGCGAAGTCTTCAACACCACCAAAACGACTGGTTGGCGCAAATAAGCCCACCGGTTGATAACCCCATGAGCCATCAAATGGGTACTCGCTGATGGGCATCAGTTGTATGTGGGTGAAGCCCAGCGCTTTGACATAAGGGATAAGGTCATCCGCCAACTCACGATAGGTTAAATAGCGGTTGTCTTCTTGCTCACGGCGCTTCCACGAGCCTAAATGCACTTCGTATATGCTGATAGGGGCATCAATGCGGTTGCGCTTTTGCTTATGAGTATGCGCCTGTTGTGTCAGCGCTAATCCTGGCGGTTTTGCCTGAGTAATGCTGGCAGTGCCCGGCGCTTGTTCCATTTTAAAAGCAAATGGGTCGGCTTTTTCGATGCGCTCACAGTCAAATGTGGTGATGGCAAACTTATAGCAAGTATCCACTTCCACCGCGGGAATAAAAATCTCCCAAACCCCACTGCCTGGGTGTAATCGCATGGGGTGTTGCTGAGCCTGCCAACAATTGAACGGCGCAATCACCGACACCGCCAAGGCATTGGGCGCCCATACCGCAAAGCGAAAGCCTGCAACGCCATCTAATGCCATTTGATGAGCCCCCAAATGCAAATACGCTTGCGCTTGTGTGCCTTCATTAAAGAGATATAACGCCTCATCCGCTAGGCTACTATTGAAAGAATAAATATCGCGCTGTGTAACTGTGGTGTCTAGGTAGGTCACGGCAACTAAGTAATCTGCAGGGCTGATGAGTTTATTCAACCAACACTGAAATAAGTCCGATTGTTGATAGCGCGTCATCGCCAATACCTCATCGCCAATAATGACATTGGCGGCGGTGGCTCCGGGTAAAAAGCAGCGCACCACCTGAGAGTGGCCATCCACGGAGTGCAGCCCTAAAAAGGCAAAAGGGTCACGACATTGCCCTGCGGCCAACGCGGATACCTGTTGTTGTAATTGTTGTTGGTTATTTACTGTCGTTTCTGAATTCATTTAGACTTTCCTGCTAGTCGCTGCAGCATCAAGAATAGCCGCTGAGCGCGCGATAATTTCTGTGCATGAGGCACTGAGCTTACGACGCCAATTAGGGTATTCGGTGTCGGTGCCGGGGATATTCACCGGTAAGTGCTGGCAATCTAAATCGTCCAGCTGCAGCGTGAATAGTTTTGCTTTAGAGCCAGCTAATGCCGTCACTAATGCTGTGTAGACATCCTCTGTTGGACTGTCCATGGTGACAGTTTGCTGGCTATGCCACTGTAACCACTGACACAACTTCTCACGCTCTTCGCGCCGCGCTTGCTGTTGTTGCTGATACTGTTGTGGCGGCAATAACTGTAATCGCTGTTTCAACTCCAAATCGCCGTGTTGCCACCAACCATAAAATGGCGGTACGTCATGATTGGCTATCATTAACAGCGCTTGCTGGCGATAATGCTCAGGTGCTAAAAACTGCCCTTGATGATCTTTTTCGAAGTAAAACAAAATATTACTGTAGATGTGCGATTCAGCCATGGCGGTCTTGACCTCAACAGGCACCACTCCTAAGTCTTCACCAATGACCATGACTTGGTTGAGTACCGACTCAATTTTTAAAATAGCTAACAGATACTCAAACGGATAATAGACATAACAGCCACGCTGTTGCTGTTCGACCATAAAGCACCACCATAAGCGCCTTAGCCCCATAACGTGGTCGATACGAAGACCACCTACGCCACTAAAATTGGCCTGAATGAGCTGCTTAAAAAACGCAAAATTTTGCGCCTTTAGTTTCACCGGATCCAGCGCCGGTAAGCCCCAGTTTTGCCCAGTTTCCGCCCATGGGTCGGGTGGCGCGCCGACCTTGGCGGTTTGGCTATAAAGTGCTTTGTTACTGAGGTATTCGTTGGAGTCTTCGGCGCAGCCAACCGCTAAATCATTCACCAGTCCCACAGACATTCCTGCAGCTTTAGCACTGTGCTGACACTGCGCCAATTGTGCAAACGCTTGCCACTGCATAAAGCACTGAAATGGGTCGTCTTGCAGTGTTTTTAGCTGTTGTTGTTTCTCTAGACAAAAGCGCTGATAGTCACTTTGCCACAGCTCAGACTTTTGCTGCAGTTGCTGCCAAACCTCACGTAAGCGCAATAGTTTCTGCTCTATCGCCGCGGTCATATCAAGGTAATCACCGTCTTGTTTTGGCTCTTCAGCAAAATCATACTCAAGGTCGTAACGCTCACAAATAAGTTCCACCGAAACGTACAAAGGATGGAGTAAACGTCTGTCGTTGGGGCTGTAGGGGCTGGCTCTTTCGGGCTGTGATAAAAACAACAAATGCAGTGGGTTTAATAAGATGTAATCCACTTGCCGAGTTGCTGCGGCTTCAATGAGTTGCCGCAACTCGTAAAAATCGGCACAGGCTTTATTGCCACTGGGTTGTAAGGTGTAGAGTTGCACTGACAACCCCAGCAACCGAGTGCTTGGCTCGAGTGGATCAAAACACTGCTCGGGCGTCACCCACAACTCGGTACTATGGCTTTCACCTGCCGCGATAACCTCTGCTTGATGATAGCCGATGGGCAAATCCGCAATCGGAACCTCTAATTGCAGGTAGTCGCATCCCTCATAGTGGTAGTGACCAGTGATAGCGGCATCCTTGATTAGCCCTTGGCAGTGGTACTGTAATGCCGCAACCTGCAACTCAATGTGTTGCAATCTTGAGTCAGAAGGTAAGCGAATGGTCAGGCAAGGCGAAGCTTGAGACACTATGGTTACGCTTTCAACAAGCTGCTGCCATTTGGCAATATCCAGTTGATAATTAAGCTCGGTTAAGACGTTTTCATCTTGCCAGTTAATCCCGCATTCGCTCAGCACCTGTTGGCGAGTTTGCTGCTCAAAGGTATGGTGGTGGCCATTGTAATCCTGAAACTCATAGCCCACTCCATATAGGTATAGCAATTGCGCCAGTTTATCCATTGTGTCAGTTACCCTCGCATGGTTGAAACAACACTGTTGTCTTCACCAAAGCCATTAGGTACGTAATCATCCGCTTGATGGTCATTATCCCAAATTTGACCATCTATTAAATAACGAAAGTGAAATTGTTTGTCTGTCTCGAGGCGGTGTTTCAGTTTAAACACACTGTCTTTTTTTACAAACTTCATGCTTTGTGGCTGCCAATCAGTAAAGTCGCCAACCAGCTCTACTTTCTTCGCCTTGGGATGAGAAAATGAAAAGGTTACTTCCGCTTCGTTTTTGGTTTTAAAAAATCGTTTGGTGAGCATAATAACTCCCGTCTACCCTATGTGAATCCAAGTTTCACAGTGCCATCCGCTAAACTGCAAACGAGGGCTACCTGTGCACGATTTTCGGTAACTGTTACTCTCGTCACAGACATTGCGTTTTGAGCGTTTTAGTCTGCGCTGAAAAAGTGAACACTACCTAGTACAACAAACAATTATTGAAATTGTATTACAGTGCTACTTTGGTGCATTGCCGCACTGCTTTGGCGCAAGAGAAATAGGAAAATCAGCCGTTTCAGCTTGCTATGTATTCCTTGCAATCACTGAGCCAATCAAACCAAAGAAGATAGGAAAAAAATTAGTTGAGAAGTGTTCTCATGTAAAGTGAATTTAACTAAAGATTGATCTAGTGCAGATTTTGGCTAACGGAGCCTAGAAATAGCCCAAATTTGATTGTTGCTAAGCACGCTGGCAATCCTTGGAACCGAGCATTAACAGTTTAAGTGTGTTGGGTAATAGGCGACTGTCAGATTCGATAACGACTAAAGATCAAACCTGACAGGTTAAGTGAAAGCCTAGTAGCATTTAAGTATTAACACCAAGCGACTTTACTTAATAAAATAACCCACAGGGTGCCAGCCATCGGGCTGTTTGGCCAACGTTAGCATTTCGGTGGCATCTTGTTTATTTTTAAACTCAGTTTGATATTGAATGATAAGGTAATCGCCATCTGGCACACCGGGCAATTGAGAGTGCTTTTCAACACTGGTTTGCTGGCGTTTGATGGCTTCGCCTAAAGGCATACGCACACTGTTTAATGCTTGCTGCCATTGCGATTTACTCACTTGGGATTGAAACAAGGTGCCGCTTTGTTGCCAACTTTGGCCGTAATGACCCGCATCCACGACGCTTAACCATTGCTCAGCCACTTGCTCACCAGAGTTATTCGCCGCGCTTACCGTCAGGGCAACACAACATAATAAAGAGGCTAATAACTTTTTCATTTTATCTCCTTGAATATAGGTTGGCGCACAACATAATCACCAAGTTAACAGACAGACTTACTGTATTGCTTAACGCGCAAGTTAACAACAATGAAGCAGCGCTTTTTCGTCTGTTTTACCACCATTAACTCAATAATCATCCTGACGATGACATTTTGCCATGACCTGTTAACGCGTAAACTTGGTTTCCAAAATCACCGATGACTTAGTCCGCTCAATCCCCTCTAGATTACCAATTTCATCCAGCAGATGACTCAGCTGTTCGAGGTTTTGTGCTTCCACAATGGCAATGAGGTCATACTCGCCGCTAATGGCGTACAGCGCCGAAACATTGGGCAACTGTTGCAAGGCAATGTTGGCTTTGGCAGTGAGC
Coding sequences within it:
- a CDS encoding glycogen/starch/alpha-glucan phosphorylase, whose translation is MANKSAPVCVTKHWQDAPKIDESTLSDDLTRHFYYTLGRDKVGESQLYLYHALALTIRDRLVARCRATKEHMRANKTRKAAYLSLEFLMGRALSNAVLNLDLEPQVEAALKDYCTELETVAQAEHDAGLGNGGLGRLAACFLDSCASLALPVVGYGLRYEFGMFNQSCEQGHQVE
- the glgX gene encoding glycogen debranching protein GlgX; amino-acid sequence: MLTSYRGSIHSLGSTVTDKGVNFAVFAGSAKQVYLCLFDKSGHTEVKRLAMFKHEGGYWSLFIDGAQQDDLYGFRVDGTYNPDKGHLYNPHKLLLDPYCRDFFGEFVWSERHFCHMPVGFLNSNDNACDMPKSKVTQLSKYQGKKPNTPWHKTLIYECHVKGATARHPDIPDKLKGTFLGLAETVFIDHLKHLGVTAIELLPVHAFISEQFLTTKGLQNYWGYNTLSFFTPHKDYLVNGDINEFKQMVERFHHAGIEVILDVVFNHTAEGGIDGPSISFKGFDNLSYYSTPANKPSVYINDTGCGNTLNISNPIALRLVLDSLRYWVEYMGVDGFRFDLATILARQAEGFSPHHTFLQALHQDPVLQQVKLIAEPWDIGPGGYQLGRFPAPWREWNDRYRDTVRRFWRGDLGVLPELARRIHGSSDLFEHNQRGPLHSINFITSHDGFSLFDWTAFEHKHNLANGEGNRDGHSENYSFNCGVEGFTSDSEITQLRLQMQKNALLTLLLSKGVPMICAGTEMAHSQNGNNNAYCQDNFTSWLAWKNHQQHHPLAFFIQDVLSLRKQFAAFNHPFYVHDRDSRFAVSWFDEHAESLSPQQWREPKRKWLSYSITDQQLGQSLLIIFNASDSVVAMTLPSSAFSSHWQLALTTASTVNSEHNSEQLQVPAKTAWVYTSIKGDEKHG
- the glgB gene encoding 1,4-alpha-glucan branching protein GlgB, giving the protein MNSETTVNNQQQLQQQVSALAAGQCRDPFAFLGLHSVDGHSQVVRCFLPGATAANVIIGDEVLAMTRYQQSDLFQCWLNKLISPADYLVAVTYLDTTVTQRDIYSFNSSLADEALYLFNEGTQAQAYLHLGAHQMALDGVAGFRFAVWAPNALAVSVIAPFNCWQAQQHPMRLHPGSGVWEIFIPAVEVDTCYKFAITTFDCERIEKADPFAFKMEQAPGTASITQAKPPGLALTQQAHTHKQKRNRIDAPISIYEVHLGSWKRREQEDNRYLTYRELADDLIPYVKALGFTHIQLMPISEYPFDGSWGYQPVGLFAPTSRFGGVEDFAYFVAKCQQHDIGLLIDWVPGHFPSDPHGLHKFDGTHLFEHADRRQGFHPDWNTYIYNYDRAEVKSFLLSNAMYWIKEFAIDGLRVDAVASMLYLDYSRKQGEWVANQYGGRENLGAIDCLKSVNTRCYGSDDSIMMVAEESTAWPGVTRSVEHDGLGFGYKWNMGWMNDTLNYMTKDPIHRRHHHHDMTFSMVYAYSENYILPLSHDEVVHGKGSLLSKMPGDDWQQFANLRAYYAFMYAHPGKKLLFMGAELAPREEWDHNGQLNWQLLDSEAHQGVFQCLKALNHTYQNTPQLYQCDNSPAGFRWIDGGNAEQSIFSFVRYGKDAKRPLLVVANFTPMSHHQFRLGVPEQGVYEVIFNSDDHDYWGSGVQVVAHPQQLIESKTEPSHGMENSIEITVPPLSTVYMQLISGVSC
- the malQ gene encoding 4-alpha-glucanotransferase is translated as MDKLAQLLYLYGVGYEFQDYNGHHHTFEQQTRQQVLSECGINWQDENVLTELNYQLDIAKWQQLVESVTIVSQASPCLTIRLPSDSRLQHIELQVAALQYHCQGLIKDAAITGHYHYEGCDYLQLEVPIADLPIGYHQAEVIAAGESHSTELWVTPEQCFDPLEPSTRLLGLSVQLYTLQPSGNKACADFYELRQLIEAAATRQVDYILLNPLHLLFLSQPERASPYSPNDRRLLHPLYVSVELICERYDLEYDFAEEPKQDGDYLDMTAAIEQKLLRLREVWQQLQQKSELWQSDYQRFCLEKQQQLKTLQDDPFQCFMQWQAFAQLAQCQHSAKAAGMSVGLVNDLAVGCAEDSNEYLSNKALYSQTAKVGAPPDPWAETGQNWGLPALDPVKLKAQNFAFFKQLIQANFSGVGGLRIDHVMGLRRLWWCFMVEQQQRGCYVYYPFEYLLAILKIESVLNQVMVIGEDLGVVPVEVKTAMAESHIYSNILFYFEKDHQGQFLAPEHYRQQALLMIANHDVPPFYGWWQHGDLELKQRLQLLPPQQYQQQQQARREEREKLCQWLQWHSQQTVTMDSPTEDVYTALVTALAGSKAKLFTLQLDDLDCQHLPVNIPGTDTEYPNWRRKLSASCTEIIARSAAILDAAATSRKV
- a CDS encoding isoamylase early set domain-containing protein, which produces MLTKRFFKTKNEAEVTFSFSHPKAKKVELVGDFTDWQPQSMKFVKKDSVFKLKHRLETDKQFHFRYLIDGQIWDNDHQADDYVPNGFGEDNSVVSTMRG
- a CDS encoding DUF4019 domain-containing protein produces the protein MKKLLASLLCCVALTVSAANNSGEQVAEQWLSVVDAGHYGQSWQQSGTLFQSQVSKSQWQQALNSVRMPLGEAIKRQQTSVEKHSQLPGVPDGDYLIIQYQTEFKNKQDATEMLTLAKQPDGWHPVGYFIK